Proteins from a genomic interval of Symmachiella macrocystis:
- a CDS encoding class I SAM-dependent methyltransferase produces the protein MSELHTNKVSSPGDWLRFVRGFLANPNMVASIVPSSQYLQHRVSLLPCVQSAEFVVELGPGTGETTLALLRRMPRTSQLLCIEVVPEFVEHLRQISDPRLVVVQGNAFDLADILAERNLPMPNTVVSGIPFSHISLAEGRDLVRTIHSVLALQGTFLAYQFRDRISELANEVFGEPQTSFVFWNIPPLRIWQWEKDSHRAPLVDPTSRGTVSMVSLDDRT, from the coding sequence ATGTCTGAATTGCACACAAACAAAGTGTCGTCGCCGGGGGATTGGCTGCGATTTGTACGTGGATTTCTTGCCAATCCGAATATGGTGGCGTCCATCGTGCCTAGCTCACAATATCTGCAGCACCGTGTTAGTTTGCTGCCATGCGTTCAATCGGCAGAATTTGTTGTCGAACTCGGTCCGGGAACCGGCGAGACCACACTGGCCTTGCTCCGCCGGATGCCGCGAACGAGCCAATTATTGTGCATTGAGGTCGTTCCCGAATTTGTCGAACATTTACGGCAGATCAGCGATCCGCGACTGGTAGTCGTTCAGGGGAATGCTTTTGACCTTGCCGACATATTGGCCGAGCGGAATTTACCGATGCCCAATACCGTTGTTTCAGGGATTCCCTTTTCTCACATCTCGCTGGCGGAAGGCCGGGATTTGGTACGGACCATCCATTCTGTCCTTGCCCTGCAGGGCACGTTTCTCGCCTACCAATTTCGCGACCGCATCAGTGAACTCGCCAACGAAGTCTTTGGAGAACCGCAGACTTCTTTCGTTTTCTGGAATATTCCTCCACTGCGCATCTGGCAGTGGGAAAAGGACAGTCATCGAGCCCCACTCGTCGATCCCACGTCTCGAGGAACCGTTTCCATGGTCAGCCTCGATGACCGGACTTAA
- a CDS encoding CBS domain-containing protein — protein sequence MKLLDIMTENVEAVSVETSLSAAANLMAQHDIGFLPVVEWDKLVGTITDRDIIVRGLTESLNPTTTHVAEIMTKCLETLSPEDDVKRAATLMQEKQILRLVLQDCDGRYVGVVSLGDIAQHAHDWKMSGESLDKICEPAAIAT from the coding sequence ATGAAACTCTTAGACATAATGACTGAGAACGTCGAAGCCGTTTCCGTGGAAACCTCATTATCAGCTGCCGCGAACCTCATGGCGCAACACGACATTGGATTTCTACCAGTCGTCGAGTGGGACAAATTGGTCGGAACAATCACTGATCGTGACATCATTGTCCGCGGACTCACCGAGAGCCTCAATCCGACTACCACCCATGTCGCTGAAATCATGACGAAATGCCTGGAGACATTGTCACCCGAGGATGATGTGAAACGAGCGGCGACATTGATGCAGGAAAAGCAGATTCTCCGTTTGGTACTGCAGGACTGTGATGGCCGGTACGTCGGCGTCGTGTCGTTGGGTGACATCGCTCAACACGCGCACGATTGGAAAATGTCCGGTGAGTCGCTTGATAAAATTTGTGAACCGGCGGCCATAGCTACGTAA
- a CDS encoding mechanosensitive ion channel family protein has protein sequence MAIDNHRRAYRWMLNALVCVVTVTALSTHALSAQETESTGEAQPADPQPPVEEPQTDESALATPDKVNVEQIVGDDAIKARLQRILVATEWFENPQVQVEDGIVFLAGSTQDEKYREWAGKVAGNTQDVVAVVNRVNVATPSIWDMSPMWVVLKDLTRTTVQSIPLLIIAVLILGITGILLKLTVLIADKSVLKSVDNNLLREVARKALAVPVAMLGLYLVLKVSGMTRLAMTVLGGTGLVGLVIGFAFRDIAENFLASILLSVQNPFRYGDLIEVAGYEGYVQRVNTRGTLLMTMEGNHVQIPNSTIYKETIKNYSANPNCRFDFGIGIGYDVPITRAQEAAMNILTDHPAVLNDPEPQVLVEKLGAATVNLRVFAWVNVQKHSWIKVRSSLIRLVKSGFESQGFEMPDEQREVIFPNGVPILGAVSVPQDDEQRALPDSSGNGQPQRLVATDSEQLTNSAEGELASEEETVRQQARQSRDPEDGSTDLLETQANASPPNP, from the coding sequence ATGGCAATCGACAACCATCGGCGCGCCTACCGTTGGATGTTGAATGCTCTGGTTTGTGTGGTCACTGTGACTGCATTGTCCACACATGCTCTGTCGGCTCAGGAAACCGAGTCCACCGGCGAAGCACAGCCCGCCGACCCACAGCCGCCGGTTGAAGAACCCCAGACCGACGAGTCGGCACTCGCCACGCCCGACAAAGTCAACGTGGAGCAAATCGTCGGTGATGACGCGATCAAAGCACGATTGCAGCGGATTCTCGTCGCCACGGAATGGTTCGAAAACCCCCAAGTCCAAGTCGAAGATGGAATTGTCTTCCTCGCTGGATCGACGCAAGATGAGAAGTATCGCGAATGGGCTGGCAAGGTCGCCGGAAACACGCAAGACGTGGTTGCTGTCGTCAATCGCGTGAATGTCGCGACCCCCTCAATCTGGGACATGTCACCCATGTGGGTGGTATTAAAAGACCTCACCCGCACCACTGTGCAATCCATACCGTTGCTCATTATTGCAGTGCTCATTCTCGGCATCACAGGGATACTGCTGAAACTCACAGTGCTTATCGCCGACAAGTCCGTGCTGAAAAGTGTGGATAACAATCTATTGCGCGAGGTCGCACGCAAGGCCTTGGCCGTGCCGGTCGCGATGCTGGGCCTGTATCTGGTGTTGAAAGTCTCCGGCATGACCCGCTTAGCGATGACGGTACTTGGCGGAACCGGTCTGGTTGGTCTTGTGATTGGCTTTGCATTTCGGGATATCGCCGAAAACTTTTTGGCCAGCATTTTGTTGAGCGTGCAAAACCCGTTTCGCTACGGCGATCTCATCGAAGTAGCCGGTTACGAAGGCTATGTCCAGCGAGTGAACACCCGGGGAACGTTGTTGATGACCATGGAGGGCAATCATGTACAAATTCCGAACTCGACGATCTATAAAGAAACCATCAAGAATTATTCAGCAAACCCCAATTGCCGTTTCGATTTCGGCATTGGGATCGGATATGACGTACCGATTACGCGCGCTCAAGAAGCCGCAATGAATATCCTCACCGACCATCCCGCTGTCTTAAACGACCCCGAGCCACAGGTACTCGTTGAAAAACTCGGTGCAGCGACCGTTAACCTGCGAGTCTTTGCTTGGGTCAATGTGCAGAAACATAGCTGGATTAAAGTTAGGTCGTCTCTGATCCGTTTGGTCAAAAGCGGCTTTGAAAGTCAGGGGTTTGAAATGCCCGATGAACAGCGCGAAGTCATCTTTCCCAATGGAGTGCCGATTCTTGGAGCGGTTTCAGTCCCCCAAGATGACGAGCAGCGCGCATTGCCGGATTCCAGCGGTAATGGTCAGCCCCAGCGGTTGGTCGCAACTGATTCCGAACAACTGACGAACTCAGCCGAGGGCGAGTTGGCCAGTGAGGAAGAAACAGTCAGGCAACAGGCACGTCAGTCACGCGACCCAGAAGATGGAAGCACTGACCTTCTCGAAACCCAAGCCAACGCATCGCCGCCAAATCCATAA
- the pckA gene encoding phosphoenolpyruvate carboxykinase (ATP), with the protein MAMDVELKQYGITVETIHRNLAPADLYEKAITRAGAQINSTGALATLSGEKTGRSPKDKRIVDGVNTSDDIWWGDVNIKLKHDSFTKLRAGAVEYLNSRKYLYVLDGYAGWDPEHQLKVRVICCQAYHALFMHNMLIRPTAEQLAEFGEPDFVIYNSGATAADPDIAGVTSKTSVALSFEDREFVLLGTQYAGEMKKGVFTVMNYLMPKIGVLSMHCSANEGSEGDVSLFFGLSGTGKTTLSADPSRALIGDDEHCWSDNGVFNIEGGCYAKTIDLSAEKEPTIYSAIRFGAVLENIVMDPQTREVDYHDSSITENTRTSYPIEFIPNAKTPCVGGHSRNIILLTCDAFGVLPPVSKLTPEQAMYHFISGYTAKVAGTEMGVTEPQATFSACFGAAFLVWHPAKYAELLAEKMQRHGSSAWLVNTGWSGGAYGTGARMQLAYTRGIIDAIHSDELADVPCETDPVFGFQIPTTCPNVPDEILLPWQTWEDPTAFKETAGKLATMFARNFENYAAGASSEILEAGPQI; encoded by the coding sequence ATGGCCATGGACGTCGAGCTGAAACAGTACGGCATCACTGTTGAGACCATTCATCGAAACCTAGCCCCCGCCGACTTGTATGAAAAAGCAATCACCCGCGCGGGCGCCCAGATCAACTCCACCGGCGCTTTAGCAACACTATCCGGCGAAAAGACTGGCCGCAGCCCCAAAGACAAACGCATCGTCGATGGAGTAAATACCAGCGACGACATCTGGTGGGGTGACGTCAACATCAAGCTCAAACATGATAGCTTTACAAAGCTCCGTGCCGGAGCGGTCGAGTATCTGAACTCCCGCAAATACCTTTACGTCCTCGATGGTTATGCCGGCTGGGATCCGGAACATCAGTTGAAGGTGCGAGTGATCTGTTGCCAGGCGTATCATGCGCTGTTCATGCATAACATGCTTATCCGCCCCACGGCGGAGCAACTGGCCGAATTCGGCGAGCCCGATTTCGTCATCTATAACAGCGGCGCCACCGCTGCCGATCCCGATATTGCAGGCGTGACCTCCAAGACGAGTGTCGCTCTCAGTTTCGAAGATCGCGAATTTGTGCTCTTGGGCACACAGTACGCCGGTGAAATGAAAAAGGGCGTCTTCACGGTCATGAACTATCTGATGCCCAAGATTGGCGTGCTTTCGATGCACTGTAGCGCCAACGAAGGGTCAGAGGGCGACGTCTCGCTGTTCTTCGGGCTTTCCGGAACAGGCAAGACCACTCTGTCCGCCGATCCCTCCCGAGCTCTGATTGGAGACGACGAACATTGCTGGTCCGACAACGGCGTCTTCAATATCGAAGGGGGCTGTTACGCCAAAACGATCGACTTGTCCGCCGAAAAAGAACCGACCATTTATTCGGCAATCCGTTTTGGAGCGGTGTTAGAAAACATCGTCATGGACCCCCAAACGCGTGAGGTCGATTACCACGACTCGTCCATTACGGAAAATACGCGGACCTCTTACCCCATCGAGTTTATTCCCAACGCCAAAACCCCGTGCGTGGGCGGACATTCCCGCAACATCATCCTGCTCACCTGCGACGCGTTCGGCGTTTTGCCCCCGGTCAGCAAGCTCACGCCCGAGCAAGCAATGTACCATTTCATCAGCGGCTACACGGCCAAGGTCGCCGGCACCGAAATGGGGGTCACCGAGCCGCAAGCCACTTTCTCAGCTTGTTTCGGAGCAGCCTTTTTGGTTTGGCACCCGGCGAAATACGCCGAATTGTTGGCCGAAAAAATGCAACGGCACGGCAGTTCCGCTTGGCTGGTCAATACCGGCTGGTCCGGAGGAGCCTACGGGACCGGGGCACGCATGCAACTGGCCTACACCCGCGGCATCATTGACGCCATCCACAGCGACGAGCTGGCCGACGTTCCATGCGAAACAGACCCCGTTTTTGGGTTTCAAATCCCCACCACCTGCCCCAATGTGCCGGATGAAATTCTCTTGCCCTGGCAGACCTGGGAAGACCCGACCGCTTTCAAGGAGACGGCCGGAAAGTTGGCGACGATGTTCGCCCGCAATTTCGAAAACTACGCCGCCGGAGCCAGTTCAGAGATCCTCGAAGCCGGTCCGCAGATCTAA
- a CDS encoding phosphatase PAP2 family protein — translation MYDRFTSGFRRFMFWLGSHELSTLVGFLFLTAGLWIFVELAGEVRAGETQHVDRTILLSLRDQSDLSDPWGPRWVEELVRDMTALGGIGVLTLITLAVVGYLLLQRNNSAALLVLVAVLGGLVVSYLLKWQFARPRPDLVPHGSHVLTASFPSGHAMMSATTYLTLGALLARVHTGRRLKAYFLLLAALLSISVGMSRVYLGVHWPSDVLAGWTLGACWAILCWMVTAYLQRQGDVVSTQPEPSAPD, via the coding sequence ATGTACGACAGGTTCACAAGCGGATTTCGCCGGTTCATGTTCTGGTTGGGAAGTCACGAACTTTCGACGCTGGTCGGTTTTCTTTTCTTAACCGCAGGATTATGGATATTTGTTGAGCTTGCCGGGGAGGTCCGCGCAGGGGAAACCCAACATGTGGACCGTACCATTTTGCTCTCATTGCGGGATCAAAGTGATCTCTCCGATCCATGGGGACCGCGGTGGGTCGAGGAACTTGTCCGCGACATGACGGCCTTGGGGGGCATTGGCGTGCTCACGTTGATTACTCTGGCCGTCGTTGGTTATTTATTATTGCAGCGAAACAATTCAGCGGCACTGCTGGTGCTGGTAGCTGTCCTCGGAGGACTTGTCGTGAGCTATTTATTGAAGTGGCAGTTTGCACGTCCACGCCCGGATCTGGTGCCGCATGGTTCTCATGTTCTCACAGCTAGCTTTCCCAGCGGCCATGCCATGATGTCGGCTACGACCTATTTGACACTCGGTGCGCTGTTGGCTCGCGTACATACCGGGCGACGACTCAAAGCCTATTTTCTGCTCCTAGCTGCACTGCTTTCGATCAGCGTCGGCATGAGTCGCGTTTACCTCGGCGTGCACTGGCCGAGTGATGTGTTAGCGGGTTGGACACTGGGAGCATGCTGGGCGATTTTGTGTTGGATGGTTACGGCCTATCTACAACGCCAGGGCGATGTGGTATCGACCCAACCAGAACCATCAGCCCCCGACTAA
- a CDS encoding endonuclease/exonuclease/phosphatase family protein — MVKPNSFATTSPPGGQTPSVDEGKATDGGVAYKQNWKLMYFVLFISAILAVTAFAPLLPVDWWWVRIGDFPRVQLLVAYLFWLLVLGVLYKQPYAKPAAVLMVASIVIQLYWIFPYLPVAPNQVEWAQSQDQDERLRIVMSNVLQENEDAAALLRLIDEQSPDLVVLCEVNQRWIDDIGSLREQFKYHVEKPMENTYGLAMYSNLEIVSSEIRAMVKESIPSIDATIQLPSGQPVRLFVIHPNPPRPGEDTTKRDGELVLVGREIRDGESTIVLGDMNDVGWSRTTDLFQEVSGLLDPRKGRGLYPTFNAKSWIWRYPLDHLFHSDDFRVVSLQTLPPIGSDHLPLSVVLSYEPAAENTQSGPDLDADDQKDAAAAVEALKEPHATDQPEE; from the coding sequence ATGGTGAAACCGAATTCATTTGCGACAACATCCCCTCCCGGTGGTCAGACGCCCTCGGTTGACGAAGGCAAAGCGACCGACGGAGGGGTTGCATACAAACAAAACTGGAAGCTCATGTATTTCGTCCTGTTTATCTCCGCAATCTTAGCCGTCACAGCATTCGCTCCGCTTTTGCCGGTGGATTGGTGGTGGGTCCGGATTGGTGACTTCCCGCGCGTTCAGCTGCTAGTCGCATATTTGTTTTGGCTGCTGGTATTGGGAGTGTTGTACAAACAGCCCTACGCGAAGCCGGCGGCGGTGTTGATGGTGGCGAGTATCGTCATTCAATTGTACTGGATCTTTCCGTATCTGCCCGTTGCCCCGAATCAAGTGGAGTGGGCCCAGTCGCAAGACCAGGACGAGCGGCTCCGGATTGTGATGTCGAACGTTCTTCAAGAAAATGAAGACGCAGCCGCACTGCTGCGTTTGATCGACGAGCAATCTCCGGATCTGGTTGTTCTCTGTGAAGTGAACCAACGTTGGATCGATGATATTGGGTCACTCCGTGAGCAGTTCAAATACCATGTCGAAAAACCGATGGAAAACACTTACGGTCTCGCCATGTATTCGAACCTCGAAATCGTCTCATCTGAGATTCGAGCCATGGTCAAAGAATCGATCCCATCGATCGATGCCACGATTCAACTTCCGTCGGGACAACCGGTCAGACTGTTTGTGATCCATCCCAATCCGCCGCGGCCGGGGGAGGACACCACTAAGCGTGACGGTGAATTGGTGCTTGTTGGGCGAGAAATTCGTGACGGTGAGAGCACGATTGTCCTGGGAGACATGAACGACGTTGGCTGGTCACGCACGACAGACCTGTTTCAAGAGGTCAGCGGGTTACTCGATCCACGCAAGGGGCGCGGGCTGTATCCGACGTTTAATGCGAAATCGTGGATTTGGCGGTATCCGTTGGATCACTTGTTTCACTCCGACGATTTTCGAGTCGTGTCGTTGCAGACGTTGCCACCCATCGGGTCGGATCATCTGCCGTTGTCGGTTGTCTTGAGTTATGAACCCGCTGCTGAGAATACGCAGTCGGGTCCAGACCTTGATGCCGATGACCAAAAGGACGCTGCAGCAGCAGTCGAGGCGCTGAAGGAACCTCATGCGACCGACCAACCAGAAGAGTAA
- a CDS encoding DUF4118 domain-containing protein — MWDLFVENPLPMKINPQSAFASYGLAVVFTGLATGLQLFAHPYFGGVVPYFPFCLAVFATALIAKAGPTLLAVVLSELAVLYWFIPPADSLFPAENAA; from the coding sequence ATGTGGGATCTCTTTGTTGAAAATCCACTACCAATGAAAATCAATCCACAGTCCGCCTTCGCCAGTTACGGTTTGGCGGTGGTCTTCACAGGATTGGCAACGGGACTACAACTTTTCGCTCATCCCTATTTTGGCGGTGTCGTCCCCTACTTTCCCTTTTGTCTGGCGGTTTTCGCCACCGCCTTAATAGCCAAAGCGGGCCCCACGTTACTTGCCGTCGTCTTGAGCGAGTTAGCTGTCCTGTATTGGTTCATTCCGCCAGCGGATTCGCTTTTTCCGGCTGAAAATGCCGCTTAG
- a CDS encoding hybrid sensor histidine kinase/response regulator, with product MAILSKGKHRKTEQFRRERERFLVTLSSIGDGVIITDSNGQVKFLNAVVEQITGSGNADAQGKPLDVIFRVINEQSRQPVEKPVDRAERQGQVVGLTDQSLLIAKDGTEKAIEDSAAPIRTTDGKFAGCVIVFRDVTERRRLEREGTTGEETSRLLAAIITSSNDAIISKTLDGMIQSWNAAAEHIFGYTAEQAIGRHISMLIPDERTEEEDQIISKLREGQRVEHFDTVRLRSNGEKVFVSLTISPIRNAESRIIGASKIARDITKQKEAEERLRESEERFVQLGNAISQLAWMAQPDGHIDWYNDRWYEYTGMTFQEMEGWGWQSVHAPDVLPEVIHGWQKALESSEPFNMVFPLRGADGEFRPFLTQVLPFRDGDGKITRWFGTNTDISAIKRTEDELREARSRLESTLAAADIGTWEFDSVKSIVRADSNLARMFDVNLEDESSGSLEIYIKAIHPDDKERVTAGIQQAIAAGSTYENEFRIIGSDEKIRWVVARGRVDRDDAGQAIRLPGVVMDISERKQVEKALQESKEQLRIALDSAELGTWNVDPATNHLTSHDRFRIIFHGCVDPITYEQAFDAIHPDDQQRIRDAMAEATRPENPTRYAEEYRVVHPNGITRWVFGKGSANFEPTDAGRRLVSFDGTVMDITQQRKMQEELRALASRLSETDRRKDEFLATLAHELRNPLAPIRTGLEIMKSVMDDPATMEEIRCTMERQTQQLIMLVDDLLDVSRISKGKLELRKCRVKLADVIQSAVEASNSFIVESNHKLITAIPAEPIYMDADPNRLAQVVSNLLKNSIKYTPEGGRIRLSAERHGNDVVISVEDNGLGIPAEMLDRIFEMFAQIDRPQEKGHTGLGIGLSLVKSLVEMHEGQIEVHSEGTGKGSLFSVRLPIHIETHAQEPSLPRIDQTATVSTNQKVLVVDDNKAGAKMLSMIVKMLGNDVRKAYDGQQGIEVA from the coding sequence GTGGCGATCTTGAGTAAAGGCAAACACCGCAAAACGGAGCAATTCCGGCGTGAGCGCGAACGTTTTTTGGTCACGCTGTCGAGCATTGGGGATGGGGTGATCATCACGGACAGCAACGGGCAGGTCAAATTCCTCAACGCGGTAGTGGAACAGATCACAGGCTCAGGCAACGCTGATGCTCAGGGGAAGCCACTGGATGTCATTTTTCGCGTGATCAACGAACAATCCCGACAGCCTGTCGAGAAGCCCGTCGACAGAGCAGAAAGGCAAGGGCAAGTTGTCGGCCTCACAGATCAGTCCCTCTTGATCGCGAAAGATGGCACTGAAAAAGCGATTGAAGACAGTGCCGCCCCCATCCGCACTACAGACGGAAAATTCGCTGGTTGCGTGATTGTGTTTCGGGACGTGACCGAGCGACGGCGACTGGAACGGGAAGGTACTACAGGCGAAGAGACCTCTCGACTGTTGGCAGCCATCATTACATCTTCCAATGACGCGATCATCAGTAAGACTCTAGATGGCATGATTCAGAGTTGGAACGCCGCCGCTGAGCATATTTTTGGCTATACCGCAGAGCAGGCAATCGGTCGCCACATTTCCATGTTGATTCCTGACGAACGAACCGAGGAGGAAGACCAAATCATTTCAAAATTGCGAGAGGGTCAGCGTGTGGAACATTTCGACACAGTGCGACTCAGGAGCAATGGGGAAAAGGTTTTCGTTTCGCTGACAATTTCGCCAATCAGGAATGCGGAGAGCCGCATCATCGGGGCCTCCAAAATCGCCAGAGATATCACCAAGCAAAAGGAGGCCGAAGAGCGGTTGCGAGAAAGCGAAGAACGCTTTGTTCAGTTGGGGAATGCCATCTCTCAGTTGGCGTGGATGGCCCAGCCCGATGGACACATTGATTGGTATAACGACCGCTGGTACGAATACACCGGCATGACATTCCAGGAGATGGAAGGTTGGGGTTGGCAGAGTGTGCATGCCCCTGACGTATTGCCAGAAGTCATCCATGGCTGGCAGAAGGCTTTAGAATCTAGCGAACCGTTTAACATGGTCTTTCCTTTACGAGGAGCGGATGGGGAGTTTCGACCATTTCTCACTCAGGTTCTGCCGTTTCGTGACGGTGACGGCAAGATCACCCGTTGGTTCGGCACGAATACAGACATCAGTGCGATCAAGCGGACTGAAGATGAGTTGCGAGAGGCGCGCTCCCGTCTCGAATCCACCTTAGCAGCAGCCGATATTGGAACCTGGGAATTTGATTCGGTCAAGAGTATTGTCCGAGCCGACTCGAACCTAGCACGCATGTTCGACGTAAATCTTGAAGACGAGTCCAGCGGCTCGCTCGAAATTTATATCAAGGCAATCCATCCCGACGACAAGGAAAGGGTTACAGCGGGAATCCAACAGGCGATAGCAGCAGGATCAACTTACGAAAACGAATTTCGAATCATAGGCAGTGACGAAAAGATTCGGTGGGTTGTCGCCCGTGGTCGAGTCGATCGAGACGATGCGGGACAGGCGATCCGCCTCCCCGGTGTCGTGATGGATATTTCAGAACGTAAACAAGTTGAAAAAGCCCTCCAAGAAAGCAAAGAGCAACTTCGCATTGCACTCGATTCCGCAGAACTTGGCACGTGGAATGTCGACCCAGCCACCAATCATCTCACATCTCACGATCGTTTCCGCATCATTTTTCACGGCTGCGTCGATCCCATTACTTACGAACAGGCATTTGACGCTATCCATCCAGATGATCAACAACGGATTCGTGATGCTATGGCAGAGGCAACTCGTCCCGAAAACCCGACTCGCTATGCTGAAGAATACCGGGTGGTTCATCCAAACGGAATTACTCGCTGGGTCTTCGGAAAGGGAAGCGCTAACTTTGAGCCAACCGATGCGGGACGGCGACTTGTTAGCTTCGATGGAACTGTGATGGACATCACGCAGCAGCGAAAAATGCAAGAGGAACTCCGTGCACTTGCGTCCCGTCTGTCCGAAACCGACCGTCGCAAAGATGAGTTCTTGGCAACGTTGGCCCATGAACTTCGTAATCCGCTGGCTCCGATTCGCACCGGGTTGGAAATCATGAAATCCGTGATGGATGACCCCGCCACGATGGAAGAAATTCGCTGCACGATGGAACGGCAGACGCAGCAGTTGATTATGTTGGTCGATGATCTCCTTGACGTGTCACGTATTAGCAAAGGCAAGCTCGAACTTCGCAAGTGCCGGGTCAAACTGGCCGATGTCATTCAGAGTGCGGTCGAAGCTTCGAATTCATTCATTGTTGAGTCCAACCACAAACTGATAACGGCCATCCCCGCAGAGCCGATCTACATGGATGCCGACCCAAACCGTTTGGCGCAGGTCGTGTCCAACCTACTCAAAAACAGTATTAAATACACCCCCGAAGGTGGACGCATCCGATTGTCCGCAGAGCGACACGGAAATGATGTCGTTATTTCGGTTGAGGACAACGGCCTCGGTATTCCTGCCGAGATGCTCGACCGTATTTTCGAGATGTTCGCCCAGATCGACCGCCCCCAAGAGAAAGGCCACACGGGGCTCGGCATTGGTCTTTCGCTTGTCAAATCGCTGGTCGAGATGCACGAAGGCCAGATCGAAGTTCACAGCGAAGGCACTGGCAAGGGAAGTCTCTTCAGTGTTCGACTGCCTATCCATATCGAGACGCACGCACAAGAACCATCCTTGCCTCGGATCGACCAAACAGCCACGGTCAGCACCAACCAAAAAGTGCTGGTCGTGGACGACAACAAAGCGGGTGCAAAGATGTTGAGCATGATCGTTAAAATGCTCGGCAACGACGTCCGCAAGGCCTACGATGGACAACAAGGGATTGAAGTGGCCTAA
- a CDS encoding PRC-barrel domain-containing protein encodes MNCLKHRNPNSRILFPHFRFSDWHETLLFAMGLAILGTPLLLGDELRDADTAANTSRRGLADIKVTIDNGHKGSPEGPVSFDSEKAPSKSAWIFRSSAILNTPVVSETGQALGHVEELVINVRNGDVRYAAVELPTLLGREKLLAIPWNSLVLHRNEQGRLHFVVNIPLDKLKKAPGFDRDHWPNVGNRKWADEIAVYYGVIIKEGDLKSNFGTDVKALDQVPYLIRSKQMVEMPINDSEGETVGHVHDLLVDFATGSARYAICSLEEKSKQHKMIAIPLFVLEFQNDSQSPHFILTMERERLSETPSFEKSAWPNIREPMWSQYIDAFYQANLNTK; translated from the coding sequence ATGAACTGTCTCAAACATCGAAATCCCAACAGTCGGATACTTTTCCCCCATTTCCGATTCTCCGATTGGCACGAAACGCTCCTTTTTGCAATGGGGCTCGCCATCTTAGGCACGCCGTTACTGCTCGGAGATGAGTTGCGCGACGCAGACACAGCGGCAAACACTTCAAGGCGTGGATTGGCGGACATCAAAGTTACCATCGACAACGGCCACAAGGGCTCCCCTGAGGGACCAGTGAGTTTCGATTCCGAAAAGGCTCCATCCAAATCCGCCTGGATTTTTCGATCCAGTGCTATTCTCAATACTCCCGTAGTGAGCGAGACGGGGCAGGCACTGGGGCATGTTGAAGAACTGGTGATTAACGTTCGAAACGGCGACGTGCGCTATGCAGCTGTAGAGCTGCCCACGCTGCTCGGTCGCGAAAAGCTGTTGGCGATTCCTTGGAACTCGCTGGTGCTGCATAGAAACGAGCAGGGCCGTCTGCACTTCGTCGTCAACATCCCTCTCGATAAACTCAAGAAGGCACCGGGATTTGACCGGGACCACTGGCCCAATGTGGGCAATCGCAAGTGGGCCGATGAAATTGCCGTTTACTACGGGGTCATCATCAAGGAAGGAGATTTGAAGTCTAACTTTGGTACAGACGTCAAAGCGCTTGATCAGGTCCCCTACTTAATACGTTCAAAACAGATGGTCGAAATGCCGATCAACGATTCCGAAGGTGAGACCGTCGGCCATGTTCACGATCTGTTGGTCGATTTCGCGACTGGCTCAGCCCGTTATGCCATTTGCTCTCTCGAAGAAAAAAGCAAACAGCACAAAATGATTGCCATACCGTTATTTGTTTTAGAATTTCAAAACGACTCGCAGTCTCCGCATTTCATTTTAACCATGGAACGCGAACGCCTGTCGGAAACGCCCAGCTTCGAAAAATCAGCATGGCCCAACATCCGCGAACCCATGTGGTCCCAATATATCGATGCGTTTTATCAAGCCAATCTCAATACCAAATAA